gtttgaaggtaggcttgaaatacatccacaggtacacctccaattgactcaaattatgttaattagcctatcagaagcttctaaatccatgacataattttctgtagtttttcaagctgtttaaaggcacagtcaacttagtgtatgtaaacttctgactcactggaattgtgatacagtgaattataagtgaaataatctgtctgtaaacaatttttggacaaattacaaagtagatgtcctaaccgacttactaaaactatagtttgttaacaagaaatttgtggagtggttgaaaaacgagtgttaatgactccaacctaagtgtatgtaaacttcccacttcaactgtaggtgtatCTTGTAAACAGAACATTATTCTAGATTATTCCCATTCTCTAGAACGGAACAGAACATTATTCTAGATTATTCCCATTCTCTAGAACGGAACAGAACATTATTCTAGATTATTCCCATTCTCTAGAACGGAACAGAACATTATTCTAGATTATTCCCATTCTCTAGAACGGAACAGAACATTATTCTAGATTATTCCCATTCTCTAGAACGGAACAGAACATTATTCTAGATTATTCCCATTCTCTAGAACGGAACAGAACATTATTCTAGATTATTCCCATTCTCTAGAACGGAACAGAACATTATCCACATGATATTTGTGGTGCCAGTACCAGATTAGCCACTAGAGGGGTTTCATCCTACATCTTTTCTCATTAAACGAATGGGTTTCACTGTTCAATTGTAATGACCACGTGTTAAAGATGTGTCAAACATGGGGTGAGGGTTATGATTGAGTCAGTGTTAAAAAAAACCGAATATGCTTCATAGACAGAGCGAAAGGCAGTGAATAGAAACAAATAAACAGAATTGCTGCGTATGGATTTGTGTATCATGTTAGTTTAAATAAGGTCCTGACTGGCGCAGGGGTCAAAGACgctgtatctcagtgcaagaggcatcactgcagtacctggtttgaatccaggctgcatcacgtccggctgtgattgggagtcccatcgggcggcgcacaattaattagtccagcgtcgtccagggtagtcgttgtaaataagaatttgttctcaactgacttgcctagttgaataaaggttaaataaataaatacaagtatTAGATGTTTACTGTTCATGTACAGATTAGTGCTATCCTCATTCTGTTCTTCATGTTTGTCAAAACAAAGGCCCTCTTTGTTGCTCTGGACAGGCAGACAGCgaacagacagaggacagggcgTGGTTGCACCAGTTGTGAGCCAAATcataaaggacagagaggggagggggaaggagcccgggagggggagaaagggagggggtaaggttgagagaaagagggagtgaacgAGCAAACGCATGCGCCCAAGAGTGACAGGCAGCATATGATGTCATGGCTTGTGCtggtctgtgctctctctctctccccaccctctgttcttcatctccctcccctctctctccacctctctcatctttgTGAAGGTGGTGTGAGTGGCAGGGCTAGGAGGAGGACACACAGCATTAGCACGGGCATCCCCAGCATCATCACTCAGCATCCCTTCACCTAAAAGGTAAACATGTCTATATTTATAGTTATCCTGTACAGAGTCTATGGACCAGAAGAGGTTCAAACACAATGCATGACAGAAAATCATAGAAATGAGAAGCCATTTGTTTGAAATCATTTAATGTGCTCACCGTCCTCTTTTCGGTTTACTTTTATTTTGTGCTTTCAGGCATCTTTACTAGACTCCGTTGTCATACTTCATTTGAAATGAACATACGTGTAGacatacatacactgagtgtacagaacattaggaacacctgctctttccatgacatcaaCTGACCAGGTGGATCCAAggcgaaagctatgatcccttattgatgtcacttgttaaatcgactttaatcaatgtagatgaaggggaggagacaggttaaagaaggatttttaagccttgagacaattgagacatggattgtgtgtatgtgtgccattcagagggtgaatgggcaagactaaagagttaagtgcctttgaacggggtgtggtagtaggtgccaggtgcaccggtttgagtgtgtcaagaactgcaacgctgctgggtttttcacactcaacagtttcctgtgtgtatcaagaatgggggGGTggaccaaaggacatccagccaacttgacacaattgtgggaagcattggagtcaacatgggccagcatcccgttggaacgctttcgacaccttgtagaatccatgtcctgatgaattcagggctgttctgagggcagaagaatgtgttcttaatgttttgtacactcagtgtatattatatgTTATGGGGCTATATTACATCATGTTTGTGTTTAACTTGTGGAATGTTCCTGTACTGTAAAAGATTACTTCAAGATATAATAATATTTCTTTACATTTTGAATATCAAATGCTCCATGGCCCAGTTtggaaaaaatacattaaaaatacATTAACTTGTTAGCCATCATACGGAATGGACAAGACCCATTATAAAACgtgagcagtgagcagtgagcagtCTGTGAGCAGTCTGGTGGTCTCATTTAGTGAAAATAATTGAGATATTTTCCCCAACAACAGGCTGCTCTCCAGGAATGATACATCAACGTTGTTTAATTAAGTAGCTGCCAGAGAGTAGCTGAAACAACAGTAACAGTTcaagatgggtgtgtgtgtgtgtgtggatatgggtgtgtgtggatatgggtgtgtttgtgtggatatgggtgtgggtgggtgtgtgtgtgtgtgggtgtgtgtgtgtggatatgggtgtgtgtgtgttcaccataAGTCAGCGACCACAGCAGCCATTTCTTGGTGGGGCAGGGAATCAATCCAGCTAATGGATTTATTACAAACAAGTGAGCTTGTGAGTAATGCCCAGAAGACATGGTGTGCTGAATGTCTTGCCTTAACGACCAAATCTCTCCCAATAGTTAATACCTCATTTCCTGTTCGTGGACACACCGCGTCCTCCCAATGTTATTTCAATATTATGGCAGGGAACCTGGTCTTTGAGTGAGAAACAACAACCCTCTCAACTGTATGCCTTTCTCGTACATCCCATCCTAAATGTTgtacctctccctctcatcatctctctctctcatcatctgcttctatctctctctcatcacccctctctctctcatcacccccctctctctctctcatcatccccctctcctcatcatctctacccctctctttctcatcatccgcctctctctctctctctctctctctctctctcatcatctctctctctcatcatctgcttctatctctctctcatcaccccctctctcatcacccccactctctctctctctctctcatcatcccccctctccctcatcatctctacccctctctttctcatcatccgcctctctctctttctcatcatctgcctctctctctctctctctctctttcatccctctctcgcatcatccctctctctccctccctctctgtatagGACAGAATGGCAGAGGGCTCAGTATCAGAAGCAGAGGTAGAGACGGCCTTCAAGAAGTTTGCCATTCATGGGGACACCAAGGCTACTGGGAAGGAGATGAACGGCAAGAACTTTGTCAAACTCTGCAAGGACTGCCGGGTCATCGACGGCAAGAACGTCACCGCCACCGACGTGGACATCGTCTTCACTAAAGTCAAGTGAGAAACTCCGTCCAGTTTCAAATCTCCACACTGAAAGATCCACAGTCATCTTTCTAGTGAGAGGGAAAACGAGAGGGAAAACGACCACAACATTTTGTGTCTATGTATTTTAGGGCGAAGACAGCTCGTGTGATCACCTTTGAGCAATTCAGCCAGGCCCTGTCAGAGTTGGCCCCGAAACGTTTCAAAGGGAAGGGCCAGGAGGAGACGCTGCAGCAGCTCTATGGCCTCATAGCAGGGAAGGAGCCCTCCAACGCGGGCGTCACCGTGAGTGTCTACCTGTCAGCAGCACACTGCCTGATCATACTGGTcccagagagagcaagagtgtgtgtgtgtttgcatatgtGTAAGGGGTGGGTAAGTTCTTGCTTTGTTTGctcatctctcattctctctttccttctctctttttccTGCTCATAGAAAGTGGCCAAGGCAGCGGCGgtggacagactgacagacaccaCGAAATTCACGGGGGCACACAAGGAGCGTTTTGACGAGACTGGCAAAGGGAAGGGCAAGGCTGGGCGAGAGGAGATCCCAGATGCCAGTGGCTATGTGGGGGCCTACAAGGGCAAGGGCACCTATGAGGATAAGGTCAAGGAAGCATAGGCAGgatagaggaaacagagagagagctactcaGACCCTACGATTTACCCCAAAGACCCCCTAAATACTGGACTTTCAATTAGAACTGAGAACTGAACAGGTACAGGAGGATGGACTGTTCAGTCACTGGATGCCATAGTATCAGGGGAGGCCGCCATTGTCAATAATAATTtcttcttaacggacttgcctagttaaataaaggttacatttaaaaatgatAAATATATCCTCAGAGTTACAAGGTGGGGTTGGGGTGGTATGATGGAGAGAGCAGGTGTAACGCTTCCAGTGGGGAGTAAACCTGAATATGAAACATTACCTgtattagttaaataaagaataaagaATAAGATAAAGAATAATGATTTCGTAGGGAGAAAATTGACTTAAATAATCTATATACTCCCCCTTCGTAAATGCTCCAGCCCAACCCCTGACCCCATCCCTCCCAGCTTTACTAAACACCTCAGTCAGCACACTTATTACTACAGGAAGTAACTCAGCTCCCTACTACTACAGAAAGTAACTCAGCTCCCTACTACTACAAGAAGTAACTCAGCTTCCTACTACTACAGGAAGTAACTCAGCTCCCTACTACTACAGAAAGTAACTCAGCTCCCTACTACTACAGGAAGTAACTCAGCTCCCTACTACTACAGGAAGTAACTCAGCTCCCTACTAATACAGGAAGTAACTCAGCTCCCTACTACTACAGGAAGTAACTCAGCTTCCTACTACTATACACATTGTGCCTTATCATTGAGGTTGCTTCTAACACTAATGCCCTGGTATTATGCACTTCCTTCACCCACATCCTTCTCAACTGATGTTCATAGCTTCATCGGCTCTGCTATAATAACTGTATATTGGAAATGTAAATGGATGAATTAATAAATGCATTAATAGATGAAGTAATAGATTAATGAATGGTGAATACATTCAAATATATATCAACTGTATCTGGACAGTATAGTCCTTTGCTTGTGCTGTAGATTGGACACATGGAATAAGAGACAGAtgagtcctctcctcctctgagaAGATGGGAACACTGTCTGTTGGAGGACTGGGAGCCTCCTGACTGCACTGCATTGTTGTTCTGTCCTTCCTGATCACTGTCCAGTCtagctgtgtctccctctgttctggaGCTGGAAAATACTATGTAAACGCTCAAATAAATCACTGAGCAGCAAATCAGACCATGTGaaagagttttttttttctctgtcacacacacacacacacacacacacacacacacacacacacacacacacacacacacacacatctctatcAATTCATGTCAACGTCCGTTGGGTACTGCACACCCCAAAACACAGTATCTGTCCCTAATACCTTTACAAAGCCGGTCTGCTTCCTCTGTTATTAAGTCCCATACTGGTGTAACAAGGCAACAAAGTGAATGAGGACCTCCCCAAGACATAGTCACCCCCTGTCTATCTGAGACCTGTGCTGAGCTGAAAGATGTGAGGTGAGACACATGGAATGGTGTTTATGGTAGTTGACTGTCCTCTGTAGTATGTTGCTATGGGTGGAACATCCCTCTGGGGTAGGTGATGACTGATGCTCTGCTTGCATGTGACCTTCTATGTCATGTTCAGTGGGAGTGTGCTTTGGTGAATGTTCAGATCAGTTCAGCATAGTTCAATCCACTACTGTGTAATGAATGTACTTAAAAATAAATGccttgtgtgtgagggtgtgtctgtgtcgtgttctgtcctctctccccggTATCGTGCTGCTGTGTGTTTTGTAGGCAGGATCTACTCCTGGAACAGCCCGGGACAACACTGTGAGAGACAAAGAACACAGAGGAAGTGTCTATACTCTATATACATGTAATTGTTTATAATAGTCTGGTTTGAGTCTCAATGAggatgtgtgttagtgtatacagagtgttgtgtgttagtgtgtacagcgtgttagtgtgttagtgtgtacagattgttagtgtgtacagattgttagtgtgtacagattgttagtgtgtacagagtgttagtgtgttagtgtgtacagattgttagtgtgtacagagtgttagtgtgttagtgtgtacagagtgttagtgtgttagtgtgtacagattgttagtgtgttgttagtgtgtacagagtgttagtgtgtacagattgttagtgtgtagagtgttagtgtgtacagattgttagtgtgtacagagtgttagtgtgtacagattgttagtgtgtacagagtgttagtgtgttagtgtgtacagtgttagtgtttagtgtgtacagattgttagtgtgtacagattgttagtgtgtgcagtattgttgtgtttagtgtgtacagagtgttagtgtgtacagattgttagtgtgtacagagtgttagtgtgttagtgtgtacagagtgttagtgtgttagtgtgtacagagtgcagattgttagtgtgtacagattgttgtgtgttagtgtgtacagattgttagtgtgtacagagtagtgttagtgtgtacagagtgttagtgtgttagtgtgtacagagtgttagtgtgttagtgtacagattgttagtgtgttagtgtgtacagattgttagttgttagtgtgtacagagtgttagtgtgttagtgtgcacagagtgttagtgtgtacagagtgttagtgtgtacagattgttagtgtgttagtgtgtacagagtgttagtgtgtacagattgttagtgtgctagtgtgtacagattgttagtgtgttagtgtgtacagattgttagtgtgtacagattgttagtgtgtacagagtgttagtgtgttagtgtgtacagagtgttagtgtgttagtgtgcacaGAGTGttcgtgtgttagtgtgtacagagtgttagtgtgttagtgtgtacagattgttagtgtgtacagagtgttagtgtgttagtgtgtacagagtgttagtgtgtacagtgttagtgtgtacagagtgttagtgtgtacagagtgttagtgtgtacagattgttagtgtgttagtgtgtacagagtgttagtgtgttagtgtgtacagattgttagtgtgttagtgtgttagtgtgtacagattgttagtgtgtacagattgttagtgtgtacagagtgttagtgtgttagtgtgtacagattgttagtgtgtacagattgttagtgtgttagtgtgtacagagtgttagtgtgtacagattgttagtgtgttagtgtgtacagagtgttagtgtgttagtgtgtacagagtgttagtgtgttagtgtgtacagagtgttagtgtgttagtgtgtacagagtgttagtgtgttagtgtgtacagattgttagtgtgtacagtgttagtgtgtacagagtgttagtgtacagtgttagtgtgtacagattgttagtgtgttagtgtgtacaaattgttagtgtgtacagtgttagtgtgttagtgtgtacagagtgtgttagtgtgttagtgtgtacagagtgttagtgtgttagtgtgtacagagtgttagtgtgttagtgtgtacagattgttagtgtgttagtgtgtacagagtgttagtgtgtacagtgttagtgtgtacagattgttagtgtgtacagatgttagtgtgttagtgtgtacagattgttagtgtgtacagagtgttagtgtgttagtgtgtacagagtgttagtgtgtacagagtgttagtgtgtacaaattgttagtgtgtacagattgttcatgttttagtgtgtacagagattttgtgtgtacagagtgttagtgtgtacagagtgttagtgtgttagtgtgtacagagtgttagtgtgttagtgtgtacagattgttagtgtgttagtgtgtacagattgttagtgtgttagtgtgtacagcttgttagtgtgtacagattgttagtgtgtacagattgttggtgtgtacagattgttagtgtgttagtgtgtacagattgttagtgtgttagtgtgtacagattgttagtgtgttagtgtgtacagattgttagtgtgttagtgtgtacagagtgttagtgtgtacagattgttagtgtgcacagtgtgttagtgtgtacagtgttagtgtgtacagagtgttagtgtgtacagagtgttagtgtgttagtgtgtacagattgttagtgtgtgttagtgtgtacagattgttagtgtgttagtgtgttagtgtgtacagtgttagtgtgtacagagtgttagtgtgtacagagtgttagtgtgttagtgtgtacagattgttagtgtgtgttagtgtgtacagagtgttagtgtgttagtgtgtacagagtgttagtgtgttagtgtgtacagagtgttagtgtgttagtgtgtacagattgttagtgtgttagtgtgtacagagtgttagtgtgttagtgtgtacagagtgttagtgtgtacagattgttagtgtgtacagattgttagtgtgtacagatgttagtgtgttagtgtgtacagagtgttagtgtgttagtttgtacagattgttagtgtgttagtgtgcacagagtgttagtgtgttagtttgtacagattgttagtgtgttagtgtgtacagattgttagtgtgttagtgtgtacagagtgttagtgtgtacagattgttagtgtgttagtgtgtacagagtgttagtgtgtacagagtgttagtgtgttagtgtgtacagagtgttagtgtgttagtgtgtacagagggttagtgtgtacagtgttagtgtgtacatattgttagtgtgtacagagtgttagtgtgtacagattgttagtgtgtacagagtgttagtgtgtacagattgttagtgtgtacagagtgttagtgtgtacagattgttagtgtgtacagagtgttagtgtgttagtgtgtacagtgttagtgtgttagtgtgtacagattgttagtgtgtacagattgttagtgtgtgcagattgttggtgtgttagtgtgtacagagtgttagtgtgtacagattgttagtgtgtacagagtgttagtgtgttagtgtgtacagagtgttagtgtgttagtgtgtacagagtgcagattgttagtgtgtacagattgttggtgtgttagtgtgtacagattgttagtgtgtacagagtgttagtgtgttagtgtgtacagagtgttagtgtgttagtgtgtacagagtgttagtgtgttagtgtgtacagattgttagtgtgttatgtgtacagattgttagtgtgttagtgtgtacagagtgttagtgtgtacagattgttagtgtgtacagagtgttagtgtgtacagattgttagtgtgtacagagtgttagtgtgtacagattgttagtgtgtacagagtgttagtgtgttagtgtgtacagtgttagtgtgttagtgtgtacagattgttagtgtgtacagattgttagtgtgtgcagattgttggtgtgttagtgtgtacagagtgttagtgtgtacagattgttagtgtgtacagagtgttagtgtgttagtgtgtacagagtgttagtgtgttagtgtgtacagagtgcagattgttagtgtgtacagattgttggtgtgttagtgtgtacagattgttagtgtgtacagagtgttagtgtgttagtgtgtacagagtgttagtgtgttagtgtgtacagagtgttagtgtgttagtgtgtacagattgttagtgtgttagtgtgtacagattgttagtgtgttagtgtgtacagattgttagtgtgttagtgtgtatagagtgttagtgtgtacagattgttagtgtgtacagattgttagtgtgttagtgtgtacagagtgttagtgtgtacagattgttagtgtgttagtgtgtacagagtgttagtgtgtacagattgttagtgtgtacagattgttagtgtgtacagagtgttagtgtgttagtgtgtacagagtgttagtgtgttagtgtgtacagagtgttagtgtgttagtgtgtacagagggttagtgtgttagtgtttacagattgttagtgtgtacagtgtgttacagattgttagtgtgtacagtgtttagtgtgtacagagtgttagttagtgtgtacagagtgttagtgtgtacagattgttagtgtgttagtgtgtacagattgttagtgtgttagtgtgtacagattgttagtgtgttagtgtgtatagagtgttagtgtgtacagattgttagtgtgtacagattgttagtgtgttagtgtgtacagagtgttagtgtgtacagattgttagtgtgttagtgtgtacagagtgttagtgtgtacagattgttagtgtgtacagattgttagtgtgtacagagtgttagtgtgttagtgtgtacagagtgttagtgtgttagtgtgtacagagtgttagtgtgttagtgtgtacagagggttgtgtgtacagtgttagtgtgtacagattgttagtgtgttagtgtgtacagattgttagtgtgtacagagtgttagtgtgttagtgtgtacagagtgttagtgtgtacagagtgttagtgtgttagtgtgtacagagtgttagtgtgttagtgtgaacagagtgttagtgtgttagtgtgtacagagtgttagtgtgttagtgtgtacagattgttagtgtgtacagagtgttagtgtgttagtgtgtacagattgttagtgtgtacagattgttagtgtgtacagattgttagtgtgtacagattgttagtgtgtacagagtgttagtgtgtacagattgttagtgtgtacagagtgttagtgtgttagtgtgtacagtgttagtgtgttagtgtgtacagattgttagtgtgtacagattgttagtgtgtgtacagattgttggtgtgttagtgtgtacagagtgttagtgtgtacagattgttag
Above is a window of Oncorhynchus tshawytscha isolate Ot180627B linkage group LG30, Otsh_v2.0, whole genome shotgun sequence DNA encoding:
- the LOC112250202 gene encoding tubulin polymerization-promoting protein family member 3-like; the encoded protein is MAEGSVSEAEVETAFKKFAIHGDTKATGKEMNGKNFVKLCKDCRVIDGKNVTATDVDIVFTKVKAKTARVITFEQFSQALSELAPKRFKGKGQEETLQQLYGLIAGKEPSNAGVTKVAKAAAVDRLTDTTKFTGAHKERFDETGKGKGKAGREEIPDASGYVGAYKGKGTYEDKVKEA